The bacterium genome contains a region encoding:
- the smpB gene encoding SsrA-binding protein SmpB — protein MKSFNKRARFEYELTPERVEAGIVLKGAEAKSFRDGRVNLSQSHVRIIEGEIFLINANIPVDGLQKYEPTRIRKLLLHKNEILALVTKTKQAKLQIVPTMMYNKRRRVKVELVLGKSKRKFDKKDSIKKKDVQRDIERELRGKD, from the coding sequence ATGAAATCATTTAACAAGAGAGCTAGGTTTGAGTATGAACTAACTCCAGAGAGGGTTGAGGCCGGTATTGTCTTAAAAGGAGCTGAGGCTAAATCGTTTAGAGATGGTAGGGTAAATTTGTCACAGTCACACGTTAGAATTATTGAAGGTGAAATTTTTTTGATTAATGCAAATATCCCCGTTGATGGTCTGCAAAAATATGAACCTACAAGGATTAGGAAGTTGTTGTTACATAAAAATGAAATACTAGCACTTGTTACAAAAACAAAGCAAGCAAAGTTGCAAATTGTGCCTACGATGATGTATAATAAACGACGTAGAGTCAAAGTAGAACTTGTACTTGGAAAGTCAAAAAGAAAGTTTGATAAAAAGGATTCTATAAAGAAAAAAGATGTTCAGCGTGATATTGAACGCGAACTAAGAGGTAAAGATTAG
- a CDS encoding ComF family protein → MCNFKGKYICESCFNKVPKGGLRNGNYSIFTYTGIVRKAIISLKYKFAFDIADELTEISLKNLKTFEQPKNIVLLPIPLHFRRENWRGFNQSEIIGEKLAKATGWKYVSDLLVRNKNTQPQVGLKGLARHQNLEDVFILNKNYEISKIINKKIIIFDDVYTTGSTIKEAKKVLINAGFKKVFSLTVAR, encoded by the coding sequence ATGTGTAATTTTAAAGGAAAATATATATGTGAATCCTGTTTTAATAAGGTTCCAAAGGGTGGCTTAAGAAATGGTAATTATTCTATATTTACATATACAGGCATAGTTAGAAAAGCAATAATTTCTTTAAAGTATAAATTTGCGTTTGACATAGCAGATGAACTAACAGAGATTAGTCTTAAAAACTTAAAAACTTTTGAACAACCCAAAAACATTGTTTTACTCCCGATTCCATTACATTTCAGGAGAGAGAATTGGAGAGGCTTTAACCAGTCAGAAATAATTGGAGAGAAGCTGGCAAAGGCAACTGGTTGGAAGTATGTTTCTGACTTACTTGTTAGGAACAAAAATACACAGCCCCAAGTGGGATTAAAGGGTCTTGCTCGTCACCAAAATCTTGAAGATGTTTTTATTCTTAATAAAAATTATGAAATATCAAAGATAATTAATAAAAAAATTATTATTTTTGATGATGTTTACACAACAGGTTCTACCATAAAGGAGGCCAAAAAAGTGCTTATAAATGCAGGTTTTAAAAAGGTTTTCAGTTTAACGGTTGCGAGATAA
- a CDS encoding disulfide bond formation protein B — protein sequence MTEFLSVLTIIAQVQIIILLVLMYLNRKKKSNFFKKIVKFADIYTFIIALVSMLGSLYYSEIAGFEPCKYCWYQRILMYPLVVILFVSLKNRYKDVSKYVLPLSGMGVLLAGFHYLTQLGLLPSSCVAVGYSVGCAKVFVMTFGYITIPLMSFTAFLLIFLLQLLSRNR from the coding sequence ATGACAGAATTTTTATCAGTTCTAACTATTATTGCTCAAGTTCAAATTATTATTCTTTTAGTTTTGATGTATCTAAACAGAAAAAAGAAATCTAACTTTTTTAAAAAAATAGTTAAGTTTGCAGATATTTATACTTTTATAATTGCTTTAGTATCAATGCTTGGGAGTCTATATTATTCTGAGATTGCAGGTTTTGAACCTTGTAAGTATTGTTGGTATCAAAGAATTCTAATGTATCCACTAGTTGTGATACTTTTTGTTTCCTTAAAAAATAGGTACAAAGATGTTTCAAAATATGTTCTTCCCCTCTCTGGTATGGGTGTTTTACTTGCAGGATTTCACTACCTAACTCAGCTTGGATTGCTACCATCTTCCTGTGTTGCGGTTGGCTATTCAGTGGGCTGTGCAAAAGTTTTTGTAATGACTTTTGGCTACATAACAATACCTTTAATGTCTTTTACTGCTTTTCTTTTAATCTTTTTACTCCAACTGTTATCTCGCAACCGTTAA